Proteins from a genomic interval of Tissierella sp.:
- a CDS encoding GNAT family N-acetyltransferase: MEIQSFSQALTKAYIDNPCRVQATALWKTLGQIDNFHSNFSMEKDQVKSLKIWNETMLHTFWDRDYIDISKEELKQFNMLLVHQSQLNDNMKEQFTNKKSYFKLLHNNRDIIDINIPEEYYIREVNVNNELQMVSDLICSCYDDIKPDINEVIQWTKHPVFNNNLWIWIIEKKTDRPVALGMAELDLNIKEGALEWIQVLPDYHGKKLGKVLVVELLKRLNPYTNFTTVSGEVDNLTNPERLYRSCGFVGNDVWHVLRK, encoded by the coding sequence ATGGAAATACAATCATTTTCACAAGCATTGACAAAAGCATATATTGATAATCCATGTAGGGTACAAGCCACCGCATTGTGGAAGACACTTGGGCAAATTGATAATTTTCATAGTAATTTTTCAATGGAAAAGGACCAGGTTAAAAGTTTGAAGATTTGGAATGAGACTATGTTACATACATTTTGGGACAGAGATTATATAGATATAAGTAAGGAAGAGTTAAAGCAATTTAACATGCTTTTAGTTCATCAATCCCAACTGAATGATAATATGAAAGAGCAGTTCACCAATAAAAAATCATATTTCAAGCTATTGCATAATAATAGAGACATTATAGACATTAATATTCCAGAAGAATACTATATTAGAGAAGTTAATGTTAATAATGAATTGCAAATGGTTTCGGATTTAATATGTAGTTGTTATGACGATATCAAGCCAGATATAAATGAAGTAATTCAATGGACTAAACATCCCGTATTTAATAATAATTTATGGATATGGATAATAGAGAAAAAAACAGATAGACCTGTTGCCCTAGGAATGGCTGAATTGGATCTGAATATTAAGGAGGGAGCCTTGGAGTGGATTCAAGTACTTCCAGACTATCATGGTAAGAAATTAGGTAAGGTATTGGTAGTAGAGTTATTGAAACGATTGAATCCATACACTAACTTCACTACTGTTTCTGGAGAAGTGGATAATCTAACAAATCCAGAAAGATTATATAGAAGTTGTGGATTTGTTGGGAATGATGTCTGGCATGTTTTAAGGAAATAA
- a CDS encoding histidine phosphatase family protein: MKIYLTRHGETEWNKEGRMQGWKNSGLADNGIEAAKKLGYRLRDIDFDYVYSSPLGRTIDTAKHIRQDKDTEILLIDSLKEMGFGKWEGMMHDDIKELYPTEHFNFWNKPHLYKPIEGESFEDLFTRVKSVLDDIINNSKGENVLIVSHAVVIKAIYAIIKNLPLEELWNPPFLQGTSLTIIEINDKEASIILEADTSHLE, encoded by the coding sequence TTGAAAATATATTTAACTAGACATGGAGAAACTGAATGGAATAAAGAGGGTAGAATGCAGGGGTGGAAGAATTCTGGCTTAGCTGACAATGGTATTGAAGCTGCAAAAAAACTTGGATATAGATTGCGAGATATTGATTTTGACTATGTATATTCTAGCCCTTTAGGTAGAACTATAGATACTGCAAAACATATTAGACAAGACAAAGATACTGAAATTCTTTTAATTGATTCTCTTAAGGAAATGGGATTTGGAAAATGGGAAGGCATGATGCATGATGATATAAAAGAATTGTATCCAACAGAGCATTTTAATTTCTGGAATAAGCCTCACTTATATAAGCCAATTGAGGGGGAGAGTTTTGAAGATTTATTTACAAGAGTTAAATCTGTACTGGACGACATTATCAATAACTCTAAAGGGGAAAATGTACTGATAGTATCTCATGCAGTTGTCATTAAAGCAATATATGCTATTATTAAAAACCTCCCACTAGAAGAACTATGGAATCCACCATTTTTACAAGGAACTTCTCTTACCATAATTGAAATCAATGATAAAGAAGCTAGCATTATATTAGAAGCTGATACTTCTCACTTAGAATAA
- a CDS encoding 5'-methylthioadenosine/adenosylhomocysteine nucleosidase, giving the protein MKKIGIIGAMDVEIELLKSKFDINTKETIAGFDFFLGSIDDKSIIITSCGGGKVNAAACTQILIDRFHVDGIINTGIAGGLHESVKICDIVISNNVTHHDVRKRQMESCFPYKEYFQADEELIEAAVKACELYHSPEWNYHIGRIVSGESFIEDSEIKKKLIRDYSPHCVEMEGSAIGHVAHINNIPFIIIRSISDNADDDATMTYREFEAIAANKSAEIVFSMIESI; this is encoded by the coding sequence ATGAAAAAAATTGGTATTATAGGAGCTATGGATGTAGAAATTGAGTTATTGAAAAGTAAGTTTGATATAAATACAAAAGAAACTATTGCTGGATTTGACTTCTTCTTAGGATCTATTGACGACAAAAGTATCATCATAACATCTTGTGGAGGAGGAAAGGTAAATGCAGCTGCATGTACACAGATTCTAATCGATAGATTCCATGTAGATGGCATTATAAATACTGGGATTGCTGGTGGATTGCATGAATCAGTTAAAATCTGCGATATAGTAATATCTAATAATGTTACACATCATGATGTAAGAAAAAGACAAATGGAAAGCTGCTTTCCTTATAAGGAGTATTTTCAAGCTGATGAAGAATTAATTGAAGCTGCTGTTAAGGCATGCGAATTATATCATAGTCCAGAATGGAATTATCATATTGGAAGAATAGTTAGTGGAGAAAGTTTTATAGAAGATAGTGAAATAAAGAAAAAACTAATTAGAGACTATTCACCCCATTGCGTAGAAATGGAAGGTTCTGCAATAGGACATGTTGCCCATATAAACAATATACCTTTTATAATCATTAGAAGTATTTCAGATAATGCCGATGATGACGCTACAATGACCTATAGGGAATTTGAAGCAATAGCAGCTAATAAATCAGCAGAGATAGTTTTTAGCATGATCGAAAGTATTTGA
- a CDS encoding SagB/ThcOx family dehydrogenase yields MERYRDNRNFMKSNFMEDILSDQNKQLPQPPLQKPYEDNAEIIELPKVDRDIIVKKDIHNCILDRKSNREYSKESLTIEELSYLLWATQGVKEIRGDNYAAVRPVASAGARHPYETYLAVKNIKGLKKGMYRYLALEHKLLFLYEEEAIEEKITDGTLGQKFASTAAVNFIWSCIPYRGEWRYDKLSHKVMLIDAGHICHALYIACEALGLGTCAIAAYDQGLMDEIVKVDGEDEFVVYMAPVGKL; encoded by the coding sequence ATGGAAAGATATAGAGACAACCGAAATTTTATGAAATCAAATTTTATGGAGGATATCTTATCAGATCAGAATAAGCAATTACCTCAGCCTCCACTTCAAAAACCATATGAAGACAATGCTGAAATAATTGAGTTGCCTAAAGTAGATAGGGATATTATAGTAAAAAAAGATATACATAACTGTATATTAGATAGAAAGAGCAATCGTGAATATTCCAAGGAATCTTTGACAATAGAGGAGCTATCTTATCTTTTATGGGCAACCCAAGGTGTAAAAGAAATTAGGGGAGATAATTATGCAGCTGTTAGACCTGTAGCATCAGCTGGAGCAAGGCATCCATATGAAACATATTTGGCTGTGAAAAATATAAAGGGACTTAAAAAAGGTATGTATAGATATCTTGCCCTAGAGCATAAACTTTTATTTTTATATGAAGAGGAAGCAATAGAGGAAAAGATAACAGATGGAACCTTGGGGCAGAAATTTGCTAGTACAGCAGCAGTAAACTTTATTTGGAGCTGCATACCCTATAGAGGAGAATGGAGATACGACAAGCTTTCCCATAAGGTAATGCTTATAGATGCTGGACACATATGTCATGCTTTATATATTGCCTGTGAGGCATTAGGATTAGGGACTTGTGCTATAGCTGCGTATGATCAAGGTCTTATGGATGAAATTGTAAAAGTAGACGGAGAAGATGAGTTTGTAGTATATATGGCTCCAGTAGGTAAACTTTAA
- the sfsA gene encoding DNA/RNA nuclease SfsA, producing the protein MIYKKIVKGIFLKRPNRFIAHVLIDGKEEIVHVKNTGRCKELLLPNTKVILEDCSHNLNRKTKYSLIAVWKDDMLVNMDSQVPNAVVFHALSENKINGIEDLTKLKREVTFGNSRFDIYFETKDTKGFIEVKGVTLENNHIAMFPDAPTERGTKHVLEMIEAVHQGYKGIIFFLIQMKGPKQFRPNWEMDRNFSEAVKLASENGVEVLAYDAIVNNNSIEIGSPVEIDIISI; encoded by the coding sequence ATGATATATAAAAAAATTGTAAAAGGTATATTTTTAAAGAGACCTAATCGTTTTATTGCCCATGTATTAATAGATGGAAAAGAAGAAATTGTACATGTGAAAAATACAGGAAGATGCAAAGAGCTACTTTTGCCAAACACTAAGGTTATTTTAGAAGACTGTTCTCATAATCTAAATAGAAAAACAAAGTACTCCCTTATAGCTGTTTGGAAGGATGATATGTTAGTGAATATGGATTCTCAAGTGCCTAATGCAGTAGTCTTTCATGCCCTTAGTGAAAATAAAATTAATGGTATTGAAGATTTAACAAAATTAAAAAGAGAAGTTACTTTTGGTAATTCTAGGTTTGATATTTACTTTGAAACTAAAGATACAAAAGGCTTCATTGAAGTAAAAGGTGTGACTTTAGAAAATAATCATATTGCCATGTTTCCAGATGCCCCAACGGAGCGTGGCACTAAGCATGTACTAGAAATGATAGAAGCTGTACACCAAGGATATAAGGGAATCATATTCTTTCTAATACAAATGAAAGGTCCAAAACAGTTTAGGCCTAATTGGGAGATGGACAGGAATTTTTCTGAGGCCGTAAAGTTAGCTAGTGAAAATGGAGTAGAGGTATTAGCCTATGATGCAATTGTGAATAATAATAGTATAGAAATAGGTAGTCCAGTAGAAATAGATATTATTTCAATCTAA
- a CDS encoding DUF188 domain-containing protein — protein MKIYVDADGCPVVDIAINLAKEYNLEIIVVKNYAHIIHDDYASIVTVDISRDSADYYIVNKAQKGDIVISQDYGFAAMALSKGAICITQNGLVISSENIDAILNSRHFNQKLRREQKIYTKMKKRSPMANIQFENNLRDLINSLLK, from the coding sequence ATGAAAATTTATGTAGATGCTGATGGATGTCCTGTTGTAGATATTGCAATTAACCTTGCTAAAGAATATAATCTTGAAATAATCGTAGTCAAAAATTATGCCCATATAATTCATGATGACTATGCTAGCATTGTAACTGTAGATATATCTCGTGATAGTGCAGACTATTATATAGTAAACAAGGCACAAAAAGGTGATATAGTAATTTCTCAAGACTATGGATTTGCCGCTATGGCTCTTTCTAAAGGAGCTATCTGTATTACTCAAAATGGTCTAGTTATATCATCAGAAAACATAGATGCTATACTAAATAGTCGGCATTTTAATCAAAAGTTGAGGCGTGAACAGAAAATTTATACCAAAATGAAAAAACGCTCACCTATGGCAAATATTCAATTTGAAAACAACCTAAGGGATTTAATCAACTCTCTACTGAAATAG
- the ytvI gene encoding sporulation integral membrane protein YtvI, which translates to MLDTVFITKLKRTGIFILVFTLLFVLFFYTLRYTLPFVLGFFIALTTKRFNFFLQKRLKISSGISAIITTTIIFVILSFIVTLVIYKVTSESILLLAKIPSIDSMVVYIDKLFVEITEIVGQIDPVVVSKIYGYLQTLLSQLVNITIKALNTVLSAVLSLPSVLLIAVITFIATYLFSKDLKVFSGRFYSVFSSDGKSKMENIIKEGISMTIGYAKAYSLVVFITFVQVLVGFSLLKIDFAVILSIICALFDILPVIGMILIFIPLIIYNFVIGKSFVAIGLIVLFLVVTVVRQIIEPKIVSQTLDIHPLMILAAIFIGLKVSGFVGMIYFIALLVGYKVLAKVKVL; encoded by the coding sequence ATGTTAGATACCGTATTTATTACAAAATTAAAGAGAACTGGGATTTTTATACTAGTTTTCACATTGTTGTTCGTTTTATTTTTTTATACTCTAAGATATACGCTGCCCTTTGTCTTAGGTTTTTTCATAGCATTAACTACGAAACGATTTAACTTTTTTCTACAGAAAAGACTTAAGATTTCAAGTGGAATTTCTGCTATTATTACAACGACCATTATATTTGTTATATTGAGTTTCATTGTGACTTTGGTTATTTACAAGGTAACAAGCGAATCCATATTATTATTAGCAAAGATACCAAGTATTGATAGTATGGTGGTATACATTGACAAACTATTCGTTGAGATTACAGAAATTGTAGGTCAAATTGACCCTGTAGTGGTATCTAAGATATACGGATATCTGCAAACCTTATTATCACAATTAGTGAATATTACTATAAAAGCTCTTAATACGGTTTTATCAGCAGTATTAAGCCTTCCTTCAGTTTTATTGATTGCAGTTATTACATTTATAGCCACTTATTTATTCTCTAAGGATCTTAAAGTATTTAGTGGTAGATTTTATTCTGTTTTCTCTTCAGATGGAAAATCAAAGATGGAAAACATTATTAAAGAAGGAATATCTATGACCATAGGATATGCAAAGGCTTATTCATTGGTAGTCTTTATTACTTTTGTACAGGTTTTAGTAGGTTTTAGTTTACTAAAGATTGATTTTGCAGTTATTTTAAGTATTATCTGCGCACTCTTTGATATACTTCCAGTAATAGGCATGATACTCATATTTATTCCACTTATTATATATAATTTTGTCATAGGCAAGTCCTTTGTTGCTATTGGATTGATAGTATTATTTTTAGTTGTTACTGTTGTAAGACAAATAATTGAACCTAAAATAGTTTCTCAAACATTAGACATACATCCATTGATGATACTGGCAGCTATATTTATCGGATTAAAGGTTAGCGGATTTGTAGGTATGATTTATTTTATAGCTCTGTTAGTAGGATATAAGGTTTTAGCTAAGGTAAAGGTTTTATAA